Proteins found in one Acetobacteroides hydrogenigenes genomic segment:
- a CDS encoding helix-turn-helix transcriptional regulator, whose translation MKNSIKVERAIKNITQEQLAQLVQVSRQTINAIELGKYNPSTTLALKMSQVFGKGVNEIFQLEDTDWKEEK comes from the coding sequence ATGAAAAATAGCATTAAGGTCGAACGGGCCATCAAGAACATCACCCAGGAGCAGCTGGCGCAGCTGGTTCAGGTGAGCCGCCAAACCATCAACGCCATCGAGTTGGGGAAGTACAACCCTTCCACCACGCTGGCGCTAAAGATGTCGCAGGTGTTTGGCAAGGGGGTGAACGAGATCTTCCAGCTCGAGGATACCGACTGGAAGGAGGAGAAGTAA